One segment of Vidua macroura isolate BioBank_ID:100142 chromosome 24, ASM2450914v1, whole genome shotgun sequence DNA contains the following:
- the TEAD3 gene encoding transcriptional enhancer factor TEF-5 has translation MDKSLDNDAEGVWSPDIEQSFQEALAIYPPCGRRKIILSDEGKMYGRNELIARYIKLRTGKTRTRKQVSSHLQVLARRKSREIQSKLKAMNLDQVSKDKALQSMASMSSAQIVSASVLQNKLSPPPPLPQAVFSAAPRFWSGPIPGQPGPSQDIKPFAQPAYPIQPPMPPSLASYEPLAPLPPAASAVPVWQDRTIASSKLRLLEYSAFMEVPRDAETYSKHLFVHIGQTNPSYSDPLLEAVDIRQIYDKFPEKKGGLKELYERGPQNSFFLVKFWADLNSTIQDGPGTFYGVSSQYSSAENMTITVSTKVCSFGKQVVEKVETEYARLENGRFVYRIHRSPMCEYMINFIHKLKHLPEKYMMNSVLENFTILQVVTNRDTQETLLCIAFVFEVSTSEHGAQHHVYKLVKD, from the exons ATGGACAAGAGTCTGGACAATGATGCCGAGGGTGTGTGGAGTCCAGACATCGAGCAGAGCTTCCAGGAGGCGCTGGCGATCTACCCACCCTGCGGCCGGAGGAAAATCATCCTCTCAGATGAGGGCAAGATGTACG GTCGTAACGAGCTGATTGCCCGCTACATCAAGCTGCGAACGGGGAAGACACGGACGAGGAAGCAG GTCTCTAGCCACTTGCAGGTTCTTGCCCGACGGAAATCTCGTGAGATTCAGTCCAAGCTGAAG GCCATGAACTTG gaCCAGGTCTCGAAGGAtaaggctctgcagagcatgGCTTCCATGTCCTCGGCGCAGATTGTGTCGGCCAGCGTCCTGCAGAACAAGCTCAGccccccccctcctcttcctcaggcCGTCTTCTCTGCTGCCCCCAGG TTTTGGAGTGGGCCTATCCCAGGACAGCCTGGACCCTCTCAGGA cattAAACCGTTTGCACAACCAGCTTACCCCATCCAGCCACCCATGCCTCCATCACTAGCCA gttACGAGCCCTTGGCTCCGCTCCCGCCAGCTGCCTCGGCCGTGCCGGTCTGGCAGGACCGCACCATCGCCTCCAGCAAGCTCCGGCTCCTCGAGTACTCCGCCTTCATGGAGGTGCCCCGGGACGCCGAAACG TACAGCAAACACCTCTTCGTGCACATCGGCCAGACGAACCCCTCGTACAGCGACCCGCTGCTGGAGGCCGTGGACATCCGCCAGATCTACGACAAGTTTCCCGAGAAGAAAGGCGGCCTCAAGGAGCTCTATGAGCGTGGGCCCCAGAACTCCTTCTTTCTCGTCAAGTTTTGG GCGGATCTGAACAGCACGATCCAGGACGGGCCAGGGACCTTCTATGGTGTCAGCAGCCAGTACAGCAGTGCAGAGAACATGACCATCACAGTCTCCACCAAGGTGTGCTCCTTTGGGAAGCAGGTCGTGGAGAAGGTGGAG ACGGAGTATGCACGGCTGGAGAACGGCCGCTTCGTCTACCGCATCCACCGGTCTCCCATGTGCGAGTACATGATCAACTTCATCCACAAACTCAAGCACCTCCCAGAGAAGTACATGATGAACAGTGTCCTGGAGAATTTCACCATCCTGCAG gttGTTACGAACAGGGATACCCAGGAAACCTTGCTCTGCATTGCCTTCGTTTTCGAGGTCTCCACCAGCGAGCACGGCGCCCAGCACCACGTGTACAAGTTGGTCAAGGACTAG
- the SMPD2 gene encoding sphingomyelin phosphodiesterase 2: MEGEPTLRLRIFDLNCWAIRYLSKRRQERVRLIGDTLRQEGFDLVLLQEVWSEQDYSGLKVKLAGCYPFSHYFRSGVIGSGLCVFSRFPILDTLLYQYSLNGYPYMLQHGDWFCGKSVGLVIMKISGIIFNVYITHLHAEYCRDKDAYLPHRLVQAWELAQFIRHTSKAADVVLLGGDLNMHPEDVGIRLLRGWTGLRDAFAEATHFEGCKNGCTLVPDNCFTDKSELLPFPLGIRIDYILYKAISSFTVRCEELKTTTGRAPGMDIPFSDHEAVMVTLHIQRQGQPAGATLGTADPALADVVTEARTEVGAGLQAARRQRYSSGRMAVLALLLLLLQAAAALGTLAGLGAEQPFPKLSFCLLAFLALGVLVLATGLHLFHTMEVKMLHGTEDQMWMVLRALQERPSEG; this comes from the exons ATGGAGGGAGAGCCCACCCTGCGCCTCCGGATCTTCGACCTCAACTGCTG GGCCATCCGCTACCTGAGCAAGCGGCGGCAGGAGCGGGTCCGGCTCATCGGGGACACGCTGCGCCAGGAGGGCTTTGacctggtgctgctccaggag GTGTGGAGCGAGCAGGACTACAGTGGCCTGAAGGTGAAACTAGCAGGCTGTTATCCCTTCTCCCATTACTTCCGCAG CGGGGTGATCGGCAGCGGCCTCTGCGTCTTCTCCAGGTTCCCCATTCTGGACACACTCCTCTACCAGTACTCACTGAATGGGTACCCCTACATG CTCCAGCACGGGGACTGGTTCTGCGGCAAGTCCGTCGGTCTCGTCATTATGAAGATCTCGGGGATCATCTTCAACGTCTACATCACCCAC CTGCACGCCGAGTACTGCCGGGACAAGGACGCCTACCTGCCCCACCGCCTGGTGCAGGCCTGGGAGCTGGCACAGTTCATCCG acaCACCTCGAAGGCAGCAgatgtggtgctgctgggaggggaccTGAACATGCACCCTGAAGATGTGGGCATCCGGCTGCTGCGTGGCTGGACAGGGCTGCGGGATGCCTTTGCTGAGGCCACGCACTTTGAG GGCTGTAAGAACGGCTGCACCCTTGTCCCTGACAACTGCTTCACTGACaagtcagagctgctgcccttcccGCTGGGCATCCGCATTGACTACATCCTCTACAAG GCCATCTCCAGCTTCACGGTGAGGTGTGAAGAGCTGAAGACCACCACGGGGCGAGCCCCAGGCATGGACATCCCCTTCTCAGACCATGAAGCCGTGATGGTAACACTGCACATCCAGAGGCAGGGACAGCCTGCAGGTGCCACCCTTGGCACAGCTG ACCCTGCGCTGGCAGATGTGGTGACAGAGGCACGGACGGAGGTGGGCGCGGGGCTGCAGGCGGCGCGGCGGCAGCGCTACTCCTCGGGCAGGATGGccgtgctggccctgctgctgctgctgctccaggccgcggctgctctgggcacactGGCTGGACTGGGCGCagagcagcccttccccaagctCTCCTTCTGCCTGCTGGCCTTCCTCGCCCTCGGCGTCCTCGTCCTCGCCACCGGTCTCCACCTGTTTCACACCATGGAGGTGAAGATGCTGCACGGCACCGAGGACCAGATGTGGATGGTACTGCGGGCCCTGCAGGAGCGTCCCAGCGAAGGCTGA